A stretch of DNA from Streptomyces sp. NBC_01197:
TTCTGCCGGTAGGACGCCACCACGGTGAACATCAGCACCACAACGGCAGCCGCGATCCACGGGCTGAAGTGGTAGGCCGACACACCCGCTACGGAGAGGACTAGCAGCACTTCTCCCGGGGCGTACGCCACCGAGGACAGGGGGTCGGAGGCGAAGACGGGAAGCGCGATGCGTTTGGGGAGAAGGGTCTCGCCCAGCTTGTCGCTGCGCAGCGCCCGGCCGATCAGGATGCGTTTGGGCACGTCGGTCAGTTTGGACACGGTGAGGATCGTAAGCGTTCGATATAGGGGGCGCGCACCCCCACCCCCTCATCGCCACGGACTCGTCACAACGGAACTTCCCCGTCCTTGTCAGAGGCTTTCCGCACAGGGCTCCCCACCCGCACCGCGCGTGTGTAGCTTGGCCGCTTGTCTGAGAGTCTTTATTCCTCGGCCGGGGCCTTTTTCCGGTGGAACAGTTATGACCGAAAATTTACGGACGTGTGGAAGGACGGTCGTGCACATCGTCATCATGGGCTGCGGGCGAGTGGGAGCCGCTCTCGCGCAGACCCTGGAACAGCAGGGGCACACGGTCGCAGTGATCGACCAGGACCCCACGGCCTTCCGCCGTCTCGGCGCCGGGTTCGGCGGCCGCCGGGTCACCGGAGTCGGTTTCGACCAGGACACCCTCCGTGAAGCGGGTGTCGAGGAGGCCGGTGCGTTCGCCGCGGTGAGCAGCGGGGACAACTCGAACATCATCGCGGCGCGGGTAGCCCGCGAGATGTTCGGGATCGAGAACGTCGCCGCCCGCATCTACGACCCCCGCCGTGCCGAGGTCTACCAGCGCCTGGGTATCCCGACAGTGGCGACTGTCCGCTGGACCGCCGACCAGATGCTGCGGCGGCTGCTGCCGTCCGGCTCCGAACCGCTGTGGCGCGACCCGAGCGGGGGTGTGCAGCTCGCGGAGGTGCATACGTCGGCTGCCTGGATCGGCCGCAAGATCAGCCAGCTCCAGGAGGAGACGGGCGTGCGCGTCGCGTTTCTCACCCGTCTGGGTGAGGCGACGCTCCCCACGTCCCGGACCGTGCTCCAGGAGGGTGATCTGGTGCACGTCATGATGCACACGGACGAGGTCGAAAAGGTCGAGGCGGCCTTCGCCCGAGGTCCCGAGGAGGGCGGTCACTGATGCGTGTGGCTATTGCCGGGGCCGGCGCGGTGGGTCGTTCCATCGCGGGCGAGCTGCTGGAGAACGGGCACGAGGTCCTGCTGGTCGACAAGGCGCCCACCGCGATCTCGGTGGAGCGGGTGCCGCTGGCCGAGTGGCTCCTCGCGGACGCCTGCGAGATCACCTCACTGGACGAGGCGGCGCTGCAGCGGTGCAACGTGGTGATCGCCGCGACCGGTGACGACAAGGTCAACCTGGTGGTCTCGCTGCTCGCGAAGACGGAGTACGGGGTACCGCGGGTCGTGGCCCGGGTGAACAACCCGAAGAACGAGTGGCTGTTCAACGAGTCCTGGGGCGTCGATGTCGCAGTCTCCACGCCGCGGCTGATGTCGGCGCTGGTCGAGGAGGCCGTAAGCGTCGGCGATCTCGTCCGGCTGCTGCGCTTCAGCCACGGCGACGCCAACCTCGTCGAGCTGACGCTGCCACCGGAGTCGGCGCTGGCCGGTACCCAGGTCAGTGAGGTGGCGTGGCCCGAGGACACCTCGCTGGTCACCATCATCCGCGGCACGCGCGTCCTGACGCCGAGCCCGGAGGAGACCCTGGAGGCGGGCGACGAGCTGCTGTTCGTGGCCGCGCAGGCGCGCGAGGAGCAGTTGGAGGACCTGCTGTCGGTACGCCGGGAGGGCGCGGCCGGGTAACCGCTCCGGCCGGCAGCACACCGTACGAGCTGCCCGCACACGCGGAACGCCGTACCGGATCGATCCCGGTACGGCGTTCCGCGTGTGCGGGTGGTTCTGTGGCTCCACATGCCCTGTGGCCCTGTGGCTTTGTGACCCTGTGGTTGACGCCGTTTACGCCTCGCCGCGCTGTGCCTCGGCGGCGGCCGCCCTTTGGGCCTTCTCGGCCTTCTCGGCCTTCTCCTCGGCTTCCATCTCCGCGAAAACGTCGATGGGCGGCGGCGCCTTCGCCAGGAAGACCCAGGTGAGGTAGACCGCGAGCAGGAACGGCGGGATCTTCAGCGCGATCAGCACCCAGCCGAACTGCGTGGTGTCGGCCCACCAGTACAGCGGGAAGAGGATCGCGCACTTGGCGAGGAGGATCAGCCCCCAGGCCCAACTCGACTTCGCGTACGCCGTCTTGCGGCCGGGGTTGCGGTTGCGCCAGGAGAGGTTCTCCTTGAAGACCGGCCCGAGGATCACGCCGATCAGCGGGAAACCGACCGCCGCCGTGACGAGGTAGGCGAGAGCCAGGCCCAGCGTGTAGAGCATGCCCGGCAGATAGAAGTCCTTGGCGTTGCCGGTCATCATCGCGAAGACCACACCGAACGCGACGCCGAAGACACCGCTGAAGGCGTGCTTGACGGTGTCCCTGCGGACCAGCCGCACCACGACGAGCACCAGGGAGACCGCTACGGCGGCGATCGCGGAGGTCTTCAGGTCCTTGTTGATCGTGAAGATGGTCACGAACAGCAGGCCCGGGAGCACGGTCTCGACCATGCCCCGCACTCCGCCGAAGGCTTCGAAGAGCGCTGCCTCCGTGACGCCTCTGTCAGCGGTGTCCTGGTCGGTTGTGGTCGGCTTGTCGGGAGACGTCACCGGCTACTCCTGTCCGAGCGGTCGCAGTTCGTATTTGGGGTTGAACAGCACCCGCCGGCCGTGGCTCATGGAGATCCGGCCGGAGGCGATCAGCTTTCGGCCGGGCTCTATGCCGACGATCGAGCGCCGCCCCAGCCACACCACGTCCAGCGGGGCCGTGCCGTCGAACAGCTCGGCCTCCAGGGCGGGCACACCGGCCCGGGGACGCAGGGTGACCGTGCGCAAGGTACCAGTCACCTTGACGATCTGGCGGTCGGTGCATTCGGAGATCCGGGTACACCCCGTGGCCTGCGAGTCCTCCTGCAGCTCCGCGGAGTGCAGATCCTCCTGCGAGGTCGACAGCCGGTCGATCATCCGGCGGAAGCGGCCGGTCGGCTTAGCGCTCATACGTGAAGGGTACCGGGGCCCCGCCCCCCGGTATCCCCTGCCACCGTCGCTGTCCCAGTGCCCGGAACCGTCCAGGCGCCGGACCGTCTCAGTGCTCGAAGCGGTAACCCATGCCGGGCTCGGTGACGAAGTGCCTGGGGTGCGAGGGGTCGGCCTCCAGTTTGCGGCGCAGCTGGGCCATGTAGACGCGCAGATAGTTGGTCTCCGTGCCGTACGAGGGGCCCCATACCTCCTGGAGCAGCTGCTTCTGGCTGACCAGCCGGCCGGTGTTCCGTACGAGCACCTCCAGGAGGTGCCACTCGGTCGGTGTCAGGCGGACGTCGCGGCCCGCGCGCTGCACCTTCTTGGCCGCCAGGTCGACCGTGAACTCCGCGGTCTCCACCAGTGAGACGTCCTCGCCGCCCGCGCCGGAGACCGGTCCGACGGGCTCGGCCCTGCGGACCGCTGCGCGCAGCCGGGCCAGCAGCTCGTCCATGCCGAAGGGCTTGGTGACGTAGTCGTCGGCGCCCGCGTCCAGCGCCTCGACCTTCTCGTCCGATGTGTGGCGGGCGGAGAGCACCAGGACGGGCACCCGGGTCCAGCCGCGCAGGCCCTTGATGACCTCCACACCGTCCATGTCGGGCAGCCCCAGGTCCAGGAGGACGACGTCCGGGTGGCGGGCGGCGGCGAGCCGGAGTGCGGTGGCCCCGTCCGGGGCGGCGTCCACCTCGTACTTGCGCGCCTTCAGGTTGATCACAAGGGCGCGCACAATCTGCGGATCGTCCTCGACCACGAGCACCCGGGTCATAGCTGGCTCTGCCTTTCTGCCGATGGGGTGGCCGGGGTGGAGCCGGCCGGCGGTGCGGAGCCCGCGCCTGCCGGTCCCGCGGCCGATCTCAGGGTGAGGACCATGGTCATGCCGCCGCCGGGGGTGTCCTCGGCGCCGAGCGTGCCGCCCATGGCCTCGGCGAAGCCGCGGGCGACCGCGAGTCCGAGTCCGACGCCCACGCCGCGCGGGGCGTCGCCGAGGCGCTGGAAGGGTTCGAAGATGCGTTCCTTGGCCTCGTCGGGGACGCCCGGGCCCCGGTCGGCTACGCGCAGCTCCACGCGGTCGCCCAGCGCGCTGGCGGCCACGGTGACGGGAACGTCGCCCGGGTTGTACTTGACGGCGTTCTCGACGACGTTGGCGACGGCCCGCTCCAGCAGGCCGGGGTCGACGGCCACCATGGGCAGCGACTCCGGGATGTCCAGCTCGGCGCTGCCCTCGGGGACCCCGCCCAGCGCCATCGGGACGACCTCGTCGAGGTCGATCTCGCGGATCAGCGGGGTGACGGTGCCGGTCTGGAGCCGCGAGACGTCCAGGAGGTTGCCCACGAGGTGGTCGAGGCGGTCCGCGCCGTCCTCGATGCCCGCGAGCAGCTCCGCCTCGTCCTCGTCCGACCAGGAGACGTCGTCGGAGCGCAGCGAGCTGACGGCTGCCTTGATGGCGGCGAGCGGGGTACGCAGATCGTGGCTGACCGCCGCGAGCAGCGCCGTACGGATGCGGTTGCCCTCGGCCAGCCTGCGGGCCTCCTCTGCCTCGCCGACGAGGCGCCTGCGGTCCAGTACGACAGCGGCCTGGGCGGCGAAGGCGCCGAGAACCCTGCGGTCCTCGGCGGGCAGCACGCGGCCGGTGAGCGCCATCGCCATATGGTCGCCGATCGGCATGTCCACGTCCGCGTCCTCGGGGCGGGCCAGCGGCCGGGGCCCGACGCTGCCCACGCGGACCCACGGGTCGACGTCACTCTTCCGTTCGAGGAGTGCCACGGACTCCATGGCGAATGTCTCCCTCACCCGTTCGAGCAGGGCGTCCAGCGAGGTCTCGCCGCGCAGCACGCTGCCGGCCAGGAAGGAGAGGATCTCGGACTCGGCGCGCAGCCTGGCCGCCTGGTGGGTGCGGCGGGCCGCCTGGTCCACCACGGACGCCACCGCCACGGCCACCGACACGAAGATCACGATGGCGACGATGTTCTTGGGATTCGAGATCGTCAGCAGATGCAGCGGCGGCGCGAAGTAGTAGTTCAGCAGCAGCGAGCCGAAGGCCGCCGACGCGAGCGCCGGCAGCAGTCCGCCGAGCAACGCGGCGGCCACCGTCAGCGACAGGAAGAGCAGCATGTCGTTGGCGAGGCCGAGCTCGGCGTCCACGTTGGTCAGCAGCACGGTGAGGAGGGCCGGTCCGACGACCCCGGCCAGCCAGCCCCAGATGATCCGTACGTGCCCCAGGCGCGCCCCCCGTGCGACCGGCAGCCCGCGCCCCTTGGCGGCCTCCTCGTGGGTGACGATGTGGACATCCAGATCGGGCCCGGAGTCCCGGGCCACGGTCTGGCCGACGCCGGGGCCGAAGATGTACTGCCAGGTCTTGCGGCGGCTGGAGCCGAGCACGATCTGGGTGGCGTTGACCCCGCGGGCGAACTCCAGCAACGCGGACGGGATGTCCTCCCCTATGACGTGGTGGAAGGTGCCGCCCAGGTCCTCGACCAGCGTCCGCTGGAACGCCAGCTCCTTGGGTGATGCGGAGGTCAGGCCGTCGCTCCGGGCGATGTAGACGGCGAGGATCTCGCTGCCGGAGCCCTTGGCGGCCATCCTGGCCGCGCGGCGGATGAGCGTGCGGCCCTCGGGGCCGCCGGTGAGTCCCACCACGATGCGCTCGCGGGCCTGCCAGGTGGACCGGATGTCGTGCTCTCCGCGGTACTGCTGGAGGTACTCGTCCACCCGGTCGGCCACCCAGAGCAGCGCGAGTTCGCGCAGGGCGGTGAGGTTGCCGGGGCGGAAGTAGTTGGAGAGGGCGGCGTCGACCTTGTCGGGCTTGTAGATGTTGCCGTGGGCCATCCGGCGGCGCAGCGAGTGGGGCGACATGTCGACCAGTTCGAGCTGGTCGGCCCGGCGGACCACTTCGTCAGGGACGGTCTCGCGCTGGGCGACGCCCGTTATCGACTCGACGACGTCGCCGAGCGACTCCAGATGCTGGATGTTGACGGCCGATACGACGTCGATGCCCGCCTTGAGCAGCTCCTCCACGTCCTGCCAGCGCTTGGCGTTGCGCGAGCCCGGGACATTGGTGTGGGCCAGCTCGTCGACCAGGGCGACGGCGGGCGCGCGTTCCAGGACCGCGTCCACGTCCATTTCGGTGAAGACGCCGCCGCGGTAGCCGATCTCACGGCGCTGGACCTGTTCCAGGCCGTGCATCATCACCTCGGTGCGCGGCCGGTCGTGGTGCTCGACGAAGGCGACGACGCAGTCCGTTCCCCGCTCCACCCTGCGGTGGGCTTCGGACAGCATCGCGTACGTCTTCCCGACGCCCGGTGCCGCGCCGAGGAATATCCGAAGCTTGCCTCGCGCCATGGCCCCATTCTCTTTCGAGCAGCGTCTTCCGAGGAGCAGCGTCTCCCGGAGGACATCGCCTCCAGGAGAACAGCTGGGTACTCTCCGTCGACCTTACGGCCAGGGATTCCGGCATAACGGACGGGGGGGCCGCCCACGCGGGTGTCTTGACGCGATCCTGATAACGGCGGCGGGACCCGGTCCGCCCTGGTCAAGCAGGGCCGAACGGGTCCCGTCGCACCGGCGGACACTGAGCGTCACAGCGGCTCCGCGCGGTCGTTTCCCGAGCTCGCACGGCCAGTGCCCGCCGGCCTCGGTGGCCCGGTGGACGGCGCGGCTCAGGCAGCCGCCACTCGCCCGCGCTCCCCCCTGTCACCGTGAATGGGGTTGTCCGAGCCGGTCAGCGGCACGCCCGTCCCTCCCCGCCGGGCCGCCACGATCTCCGCCGCTATCGACAGGGCGGTCTCCTCGGGTGTGCGGGCGCCGAGATCGAGGCCGATCGGCGACCTCAGCCGGGCCAGCTCCCCCTCGGTCAGACCGACTTCCCGCAGCCGCCGGTCACGGTCCAGATGGGTGCGGCGCGACCCCATCGCGCCGACGAACGCGACCGGCATCCGCAGCGCCTCCTTCAGCAGGGGTATGTCGAACTTGGCGTCGTGGGTGAGCACGCACAGGACCGTGCGCCCGTCGGTCCGGGCGCGCCGCAGATAGCGGTGCGGCCAGTCGACCACGATGTCATCGGCCGCGGGAAAGCGGTCCCTCGTGGCGAAGACGGGCCGGGCGTCGCACACGGTCACGTGGTAGCCGAGGAACTTGCCCGCGCGCACGAGCGCCGCGGCGAAGTCGACCGCACCGAAGACGATCATGCGGGGCGGCGGCACGTTCGCTTCGACGAGCAGCGTGAGGCCGCCGGGGCACTGCGAGCCGTCCTCCGAGAGACCGACCGTGCCGGTGCGCCCGGAGTCCAGCATGGCCCGGGCCTCGGCCGCCGCCGTCCGGTCCAGTTCCGCCTGGCCGCCGAGGGTCCCCTCGTACGGGCCGTCGGGGCGTACGGCCAGGGCCCTGCCGAGGAGTCCGGCCGGGCCCCGGACGACCCGGGCGACCGCCACCTGCTCCCCCCGGGCGGCGCCGGCCAGCACCGCCCGGAACACCGGCCGCCAGGGCGCGCCGGCGGCGACCGGCGTGACCATGACGTCAAGGGTCCCGCCGCAGGTGAGGCCGGCCGCGAAGGCG
This window harbors:
- a CDS encoding OB-fold nucleic acid binding domain-containing protein, with amino-acid sequence MIDRLSTSQEDLHSAELQEDSQATGCTRISECTDRQIVKVTGTLRTVTLRPRAGVPALEAELFDGTAPLDVVWLGRRSIVGIEPGRKLIASGRISMSHGRRVLFNPKYELRPLGQE
- a CDS encoding DUF3159 domain-containing protein: MTSPDKPTTTDQDTADRGVTEAALFEAFGGVRGMVETVLPGLLFVTIFTINKDLKTSAIAAVAVSLVLVVVRLVRRDTVKHAFSGVFGVAFGVVFAMMTGNAKDFYLPGMLYTLGLALAYLVTAAVGFPLIGVILGPVFKENLSWRNRNPGRKTAYAKSSWAWGLILLAKCAILFPLYWWADTTQFGWVLIALKIPPFLLAVYLTWVFLAKAPPPIDVFAEMEAEEKAEKAEKAQRAAAAEAQRGEA
- a CDS encoding potassium channel family protein — encoded protein: MHIVIMGCGRVGAALAQTLEQQGHTVAVIDQDPTAFRRLGAGFGGRRVTGVGFDQDTLREAGVEEAGAFAAVSSGDNSNIIAARVAREMFGIENVAARIYDPRRAEVYQRLGIPTVATVRWTADQMLRRLLPSGSEPLWRDPSGGVQLAEVHTSAAWIGRKISQLQEETGVRVAFLTRLGEATLPTSRTVLQEGDLVHVMMHTDEVEKVEAAFARGPEEGGH
- a CDS encoding response regulator, which encodes MTRVLVVEDDPQIVRALVINLKARKYEVDAAPDGATALRLAAARHPDVVLLDLGLPDMDGVEVIKGLRGWTRVPVLVLSARHTSDEKVEALDAGADDYVTKPFGMDELLARLRAAVRRAEPVGPVSGAGGEDVSLVETAEFTVDLAAKKVQRAGRDVRLTPTEWHLLEVLVRNTGRLVSQKQLLQEVWGPSYGTETNYLRVYMAQLRRKLEADPSHPRHFVTEPGMGYRFEH
- a CDS encoding potassium channel family protein, giving the protein MRVAIAGAGAVGRSIAGELLENGHEVLLVDKAPTAISVERVPLAEWLLADACEITSLDEAALQRCNVVIAATGDDKVNLVVSLLAKTEYGVPRVVARVNNPKNEWLFNESWGVDVAVSTPRLMSALVEEAVSVGDLVRLLRFSHGDANLVELTLPPESALAGTQVSEVAWPEDTSLVTIIRGTRVLTPSPEETLEAGDELLFVAAQAREEQLEDLLSVRREGAAG
- a CDS encoding ATP-binding protein, which codes for MARGKLRIFLGAAPGVGKTYAMLSEAHRRVERGTDCVVAFVEHHDRPRTEVMMHGLEQVQRREIGYRGGVFTEMDVDAVLERAPAVALVDELAHTNVPGSRNAKRWQDVEELLKAGIDVVSAVNIQHLESLGDVVESITGVAQRETVPDEVVRRADQLELVDMSPHSLRRRMAHGNIYKPDKVDAALSNYFRPGNLTALRELALLWVADRVDEYLQQYRGEHDIRSTWQARERIVVGLTGGPEGRTLIRRAARMAAKGSGSEILAVYIARSDGLTSASPKELAFQRTLVEDLGGTFHHVIGEDIPSALLEFARGVNATQIVLGSSRRKTWQYIFGPGVGQTVARDSGPDLDVHIVTHEEAAKGRGLPVARGARLGHVRIIWGWLAGVVGPALLTVLLTNVDAELGLANDMLLFLSLTVAAALLGGLLPALASAAFGSLLLNYYFAPPLHLLTISNPKNIVAIVIFVSVAVAVASVVDQAARRTHQAARLRAESEILSFLAGSVLRGETSLDALLERVRETFAMESVALLERKSDVDPWVRVGSVGPRPLARPEDADVDMPIGDHMAMALTGRVLPAEDRRVLGAFAAQAAVVLDRRRLVGEAEEARRLAEGNRIRTALLAAVSHDLRTPLAAIKAAVSSLRSDDVSWSDEDEAELLAGIEDGADRLDHLVGNLLDVSRLQTGTVTPLIREIDLDEVVPMALGGVPEGSAELDIPESLPMVAVDPGLLERAVANVVENAVKYNPGDVPVTVAASALGDRVELRVADRGPGVPDEAKERIFEPFQRLGDAPRGVGVGLGLAVARGFAEAMGGTLGAEDTPGGGMTMVLTLRSAAGPAGAGSAPPAGSTPATPSAERQSQL
- a CDS encoding XdhC/CoxI family protein, producing MLDIADELHRWAEEGRDFAVATVVAVGGSAPRGPGAALAVDGEGQVIGSVSGGCVESEVYELCRQALADGETVVERFGYSDEDAFAAGLTCGGTLDVMVTPVAAGAPWRPVFRAVLAGAARGEQVAVARVVRGPAGLLGRALAVRPDGPYEGTLGGQAELDRTAAAEARAMLDSGRTGTVGLSEDGSQCPGGLTLLVEANVPPPRMIVFGAVDFAAALVRAGKFLGYHVTVCDARPVFATRDRFPAADDIVVDWPHRYLRRARTDGRTVLCVLTHDAKFDIPLLKEALRMPVAFVGAMGSRRTHLDRDRRLREVGLTEGELARLRSPIGLDLGARTPEETALSIAAEIVAARRGGTGVPLTGSDNPIHGDRGERGRVAAA